Proteins encoded by one window of Erythrobacter sp.:
- a CDS encoding DUF4142 domain-containing protein, translated as MAGEIRNTVNKLTDSLGGTAGKLSAASTTGADSFVENAAIGDRYEIEAARIALARSGNETVRSVARKMIADHTTSTHHLQAALEMNEAEGVASPPHSLDSRRQTMLDHLAEAPDDAFDKTYIDQQLLAHEETVSLFRSYAEGGDNAQLRSVALGALPVVERHLNHVQIVRKQF; from the coding sequence ATGGCCGGAGAAATCAGGAACACCGTGAACAAGCTGACGGATAGTCTTGGCGGCACTGCGGGCAAGTTGAGCGCCGCAAGCACCACCGGAGCCGATAGCTTCGTCGAGAACGCGGCCATCGGTGACCGGTACGAGATCGAGGCCGCCCGGATCGCACTTGCGCGCTCGGGCAACGAGACGGTCCGGAGTGTCGCCCGAAAGATGATTGCCGATCACACCACCAGCACCCACCACCTGCAAGCCGCGCTGGAGATGAACGAAGCCGAAGGCGTGGCCTCTCCACCGCACAGTCTGGATTCTCGTCGCCAGACGATGCTCGATCACTTGGCGGAGGCGCCGGATGACGCCTTCGACAAGACCTACATAGACCAGCAGCTCCTCGCTCACGAGGAAACAGTCTCGCTGTTCCGCAGCTACGCCGAGGGCGGGGACAATGCGCAATTGCGCTCGGTTGCGCTTGGGGCGCTCCCGGTTGTCGAACGCCATCTCAACCATGTGCAGATCGTTCGAAAGCAGTTCTGA
- a CDS encoding hemerythrin domain-containing protein, producing MSFLDRVAAAVTPAASDEQRAEARRRVDELAVGEPWLGMIVEQHRKIESLFEQARSATDVASRERTVKQLATELTGHATAEEAVVYPIVSEDSGKTHAGMAYEEHAMTKIQLAKLEQIDPMSAEWEEKLEHIRGAVQQHIYQEEDSWLPDVVQNSSPEKRALLNRRYAEEYERYCGTGSVPTVA from the coding sequence ATGTCATTTCTGGATAGAGTCGCCGCCGCCGTCACCCCTGCGGCGTCCGATGAACAGCGCGCCGAGGCCCGGCGCCGGGTCGACGAACTTGCCGTGGGTGAACCCTGGCTGGGCATGATCGTGGAGCAGCACCGCAAGATCGAGTCGCTGTTCGAACAGGCGAGATCGGCCACCGACGTCGCCAGCCGCGAACGCACCGTCAAGCAACTGGCTACCGAACTGACCGGCCACGCAACGGCTGAAGAGGCAGTGGTCTATCCGATTGTTTCCGAAGACAGCGGCAAGACCCATGCGGGTATGGCCTACGAAGAGCACGCGATGACGAAAATCCAGCTCGCCAAGCTGGAGCAGATCGATCCCATGAGCGCCGAATGGGAAGAGAAGCTGGAGCACATCCGCGGTGCCGTTCAGCAGCACATCTACCAGGAGGAGGATAGCTGGCTGCCGGATGTGGTGCAGAATTCGTCACCCGAAAAACGGGCGCTGCTCAACCGCCGCTATGCAGAAGAATATGAACGCTACTGCGGGACCGGATCGGTTCCCACGGTCGCATGA
- a CDS encoding Crp/Fnr family transcriptional regulator yields the protein MATRHPLELLVRSLELRSPFSEDDRQALLALPHNLRTLESSSYLVREGEPPTHCGVLVSGYAYRQKITRAGTRQIIAIHIPGDAVDFQNLLLDTADHSVQMLTRGEVALVPRDALRDLTRSSPQIGEAIFVKTLVEAAIFREWVVNVGRRQAPERIAHILCELGCRLDAMGLAEGYGYTLPMTQEELGDAAGLTPVHVNRTLKILAAAGLIVRDRRSISFPDWRKVRDAADFNERYLHLGVQQYKQAAG from the coding sequence ATGGCTACGCGCCACCCACTCGAATTGCTCGTTCGCAGCCTTGAGCTGAGATCACCTTTCTCGGAGGATGACCGCCAGGCGTTGCTGGCTCTTCCCCATAATCTGCGCACGCTGGAATCTTCAAGCTACCTCGTCCGTGAAGGCGAGCCGCCCACCCATTGCGGGGTCCTCGTTTCCGGCTACGCCTATCGCCAGAAGATCACCCGCGCCGGAACCCGGCAGATCATCGCCATCCATATCCCCGGCGACGCGGTCGATTTCCAGAACCTCCTGCTCGATACCGCCGATCACAGCGTACAGATGCTCACCCGTGGCGAAGTCGCGCTCGTCCCGCGCGACGCGCTGCGGGACCTGACGCGCTCCAGCCCGCAGATCGGCGAAGCCATTTTCGTGAAGACGCTGGTGGAAGCCGCGATTTTTCGCGAATGGGTGGTCAATGTCGGGCGGCGGCAAGCGCCCGAACGGATCGCCCATATCCTGTGCGAACTCGGCTGCCGCCTCGATGCGATGGGGCTGGCCGAGGGATACGGGTATACCCTGCCGATGACGCAGGAGGAACTGGGCGATGCGGCAGGGCTTACCCCGGTGCACGTCAACCGCACGCTCAAGATCCTTGCCGCTGCCGGGCTGATCGTACGCGACCGGCGCAGCATCAGCTTCCCCGACTGGCGAAAAGTGCGTGACGCCGCCGATTTCAATGAACGCTATCTCCATCTGGGAGTTCAGCAATACAAGCAAGCAGCGGGCTGA